A single Lycorma delicatula isolate Av1 chromosome 12, ASM4794821v1, whole genome shotgun sequence DNA region contains:
- the LOC142332871 gene encoding uncharacterized protein LOC142332871, translating to MVQEEDCLVISISKTCTLLMYKWKKENGLFELLFEQNRINGVRKIKAINHQNETLLITKSASNVNLYNCGSDTDNILWKYSEGDTQLQFVQKLTNLGELLDDNDNEYYNGTFYSVNGNCICKWSTSGNNINYKAGLCREDNLGATSSQKLIANVNNNNQNFKLLINSTDNDTRITEYSLHPSRNYLAIAEIDYPKLQSTTDSIKIYKLDGKLQNKILTLKPHALNWLDIPGQYWISFIENRTTLQVYQQKDENIEFLNILSYCMASENLITITLPYQSKLNQIPLMILHGANIVRIIKGNMAGDPYNGISPDCNI from the exons ATG gttCAAGAAGAAGATTGTTTGGTTATTAGTATTAGTAAAACCTGcacattattaatgtataaatggaaaaaagaaaacggCTTATTTGAGTTACTGTttgaacaaaatagaattaatggagtgagaaaaataaaagccataaaccaccaaaatgaaacacttttaattacaaaatctgcatctaatgttaatttatataactgtGGTAGTGATACTgataatattttatggaaatattcaGAAGGTGATACACag ttacagtttGTTCAAAAGTTAACTAATTTGGGTGAACTCCTTGATGACAatgataatgaatattataatggAACTTTTTATTCTGTGAATGGTAATTGCATCTGTAAGTGGTCGACATCTGGAAATAACATAAACTATAAAGCAGGTTTATGTAGGGAAGATAATttag GAGCGACATCTAGTCAGAAACTTATTGCTAAtgttaacaataacaatcaaaatttcaaattattaataaattccacTGATAACGATACAAGGATTACAGAATATAGTTTACATCCAAGCCGGAACTATTTGGCTATAGCTGAGATAGATTATCCAAAGCTGCAATCAACGACTGATTCTATAAag atttataaacTTGATggtaaattgcaaaataaaattttgacgtTAAAACCTCATGCACTGAATTGGTTAGATATTCCTGGACAGTATTGGATATCTTTCATTGAAAATAGAACCACACTTCAAGTTTATCAGCAAAAAG atgaaaatattgaatttttaaacattttatcatattgCATGgcatcagaaaatttaattaccatTACATTACCATATCAAAGTAAACTGAATCAAATACCATTAATGATTTTACATGGAGCTAATATAGTGCgtattataaaaggaaatatggcTGGTGATCCTTATAATGGAATATCACCAGATTGTAACATCTGA